GCGGCGGCTTGGCCAGCATCAGCAGCACCACCATCAGCACATGCAGGACAAGGCTGGCCAGCGCCGCCAGCCAGGGCTGGAGACGGTCGATGCGCGGTTCGGCCGACGGTGGGGGCGTCGCTGGAAGGTTCATGCCGCCGCGGGGGCGTGGTACGGACTGGCCCGCATGCGGGGAAACCGGACGTCCAAGGGAATGCGCATCCTAACGCCTGCGCCCTGCCCTGCGCCGCGGATCCATGGTGCTATTCACCTGCGGCATGCAGCGCCGCCCACGGATGCTATGGTCGCGCCGCGTTGTCCGCCCTCCTGCAGGAAGCCGACCGATGCCCAGCCCGCGCCTGTTGCTGTTGCCAGTACTGCTCCTTGCCACGCACGCGCCGATGGCCCGCGCCGCGCCCGATCCGGAGAGCGCCGCCTGGGTGTTCGGCGAGGCCCGCCGCCTGTGCGAGGCCGATGGCGGCGCGCTCTGGGGGCGCTCGCTGTGCGGGCCGATGATGATCGTGGACCCGGCCGATCGCGGCATCGTTGCCAGCGAAGCCGACGCGGGCGGGGTGCTGGTCGCCGCCGGAGCGGTGTACACCGGCACCCTGCCGCGCGAGGCGATGCTCGCCAACACCGCGACCGAATGGTCGGGCACCCGCTGGACCCAGCTGGTCTGGCCGCTGCCGCAGGAACCGGCCCTGCTGCGGGCGATGCTGGTCCATGAGCTGTTCCACCGCATCCAGGCCGGGCTTGGCCTGGACCGCAGCGAGGCCGGCAACCGCCACCTCGACACCCAGCACGGCCGCTACCTGCTGCAACTGGAGTGGCGCGCCCTGGCGCGGGCGCTGATGGCCGACGACACCACCGCCTTGCGCAGCCACGCCGCCGATGCGCTGGCCTTCCGCGAGGCTCGCCGGCGCCTGTTCCCCGCAGCGGCGCGCGAGGAGGCGCAGCTGGAGATCAACGAGGGCCTGGCCGAGTACACCGGCGTGCGCATCGGACTGGCCCACGATGAGCAGCGGCGCGCCTATGGCGTGTACGCGCTCGCCCGCTTCCTCGACGCCCCCAGCTTCGTGCGCTCGTTCGCCTATGCCAGCGGCCCGGCCTACGGCCTGCTGCTGGACCGCGCCAACCCTGGCTGGCGTGGCCAGCTCGGTGCAGAGGCCGACCTTGGCCGCATGCTCGCCACCGCCCTGGACATCGACCTCGACGCCGCGCCCGGGCTGGCCGCGCGCGAGCGCCGTTACGACCCGGACGGCCAGCTGCAGGCCGCCGAGGATGCGCGGGAACGACAACGCCAGGCGCGGCTATCCGCGTGGCGACGCGACCTCGTCGAAGGGCCGGCCCTGGTCCTGCCGCTGCAGGCCACCGGCTTCCAGTTCAATCCGCAAACCCTGGCGGCACTGGACGGCATCGGCACGGTCTACCCGGTCCTGCGCCTGACCGACCGCTGGGGCGAGCTGCAGGTCGACGGCGGCGCGGCCCTGGTCCACGCCGACCGCAAGCGCGCGGTGGTCGCCCTGCCACCCGGAGGCGACGGCCTGCGCGGCGAAGGCTGGACGCTGTCGCTCAAGCCCGGCTGGAAGCTGGTGCCCGGCGAGCGCAAGGGCGACCTCACCCTGTCCGCTCCGGCGCCCTGACTTACCAGCGGCTGCGCTTCATCCCCGCCGGCATCGCGCCCTGCGGCAGCTTGCGCGTGGCCACCGCCACGATCACGGCGCTGGACAGCAGGGTGCCGACCACCAGGCCGGTGATGGCGAGCAGGCCGCGGGTGGAGACACTGGCCCTGGCACGCAGCGAGGCGCGGCCCACGCGCACGCGCAGCGCGGCGGTATGGATATCGCTGGACGGGCGGGCGGTGGCTTCGTGGCGCTGGAGCTCGTGGGCCATGGTGTCGTTCCTGTAGAGGGGAGCTGGAATGTTGGGCGCGGCGACGTGAAAGCTGCGCGCGGCACCACCTCGACCACCACCTCGACCACCGCCTCGACCACCGCCTCGACCACCGCCTCGACCACGGCCTCGACCACGGCCTCGACCACGGCCTCACCGCGCTGCATCCAGCATGGGCCAAGCCCACGCATGGACCCGCACATGGCCCGCACCCGCCGCCCTGCCCGACCCGACGACCGTGGCCGCCACGCCGCGGTGCACCTGCCCGACCTGGATATCGACGGCTACAGCCTGTCGGTGCCGGATCCGGAGGCCGAGGGCTTCATCGGTGACCGTGCCAGCCAGACCGCGTTCCGTGGCCTGGTCGATGCCGCACGCGAACACCATCTCACCGCCAGGGATCCCTTCGGCCGCAAGCCCTCGCGCGAACTGAAGAAGGAGCAGATCGACCTGGTCCTGGTCCGCGGCGGCCTCGATGCCTCGCACGCCATGCACCTGGCCGTGGAGGAATACGCGCGCCAGCTCTGCTACGTGGTCCAGGTGTTCATGGCCCAGCCCGGGTGGAAAGGCGTGGAGCGCATCGTGCTTGGTGGCGGCTTCCCCGAGCACCAGACCGGCGGGCTGGCCATGCGCCGCGCCATCCGCCTGCTGGAGCTGGCCGATACCGGCGTCAGCCTGCTGCCACTGC
This genomic interval from Pseudoxanthomonas suwonensis 11-1 contains the following:
- a CDS encoding ROK family protein, whose protein sequence is MKAARGTTSTTTSTTASTTASTTASTTASTTASTTASPRCIQHGPSPRMDPHMARTRRPARPDDRGRHAAVHLPDLDIDGYSLSVPDPEAEGFIGDRASQTAFRGLVDAAREHHLTARDPFGRKPSRELKKEQIDLVLVRGGLDASHAMHLAVEEYARQLCYVVQVFMAQPGWKGVERIVLGGGFPEHQTGGLAMRRAIRLLELADTGVSLLPLRHDPDEGGLLGWSPLLPQELQRYDAFLAVDIGGTKLRCGIVEHRLRRDPTGGRGRVLESMVWRHKTDHPDREGAVRRTAAMLNGLAALARTMGLKLAPFVGIACPGTIEPDGSISAGAQNLPGNWERPFHLPDALASYLEPIDGRAPTVVMHNDAVVQGLSELDRMTDVRRWGVLTIGTGLGNATYSTR